The Carassius gibelio isolate Cgi1373 ecotype wild population from Czech Republic chromosome B22, carGib1.2-hapl.c, whole genome shotgun sequence genome window below encodes:
- the LOC127988222 gene encoding vesicle transport protein USE1, with protein sequence MPFTSTRFFVFVFKCIIDSHKLLHVLIQSIVITTNRSCVTIRVSSVVALLRLAVRKTRATSPSNIQASNMATSRLEINFIRLLSRCESLASEKRNETEWRLEKYVGALEEMLVALKKRPSKPTPEILTDYNRKVEFLKGLLEADKLPSPAEKSLANQFLAPGRTPTISSERMPASKTVHIQSKARCVGEMRKELMSTAVSSSGSLDTDLRHRKSIPVDERQSAGELDAILQHHHNLQEKLADDMLNLARNLKNNTLAAQNIIKQDNQTLNQSMRQADMNFEKLKTESERLEQHAKKSVNWFLWLMLIVVSFTFISMILFIRLFPRLR encoded by the exons TTACAAGTACacgtttttttgtgtttgtttttaaatgtataatagatTCGCATAAGTTATTACATGTTTTAATACAGTCTATTGTTATTACCACCAACCGCTCGTGCGTAACCATCCGGGTCTCTTCGGTTGTCGCTCTGCTCCGCCTTGCTGTGCGCAAAACTCGCGCGACTTCCCCTTCAAACATTCAAGCGTCAAACATGGCCACGTCCAGACTAGAGATTAATTTTATCCGGCTATTATCGCGCTGTGAATCTCTGGCTTCAGAGAAAAGAAATGAGACCGAATGGAGACTAGAGAAG TACGTTGGTGCCCTTGAGGAGATGCTTGTTGCCCTTAAAAAGCGTCCAAG TAAACCAACACCGGAAATACTGACGGACTACAACCGCAAGGTGGAGTTCCTCAAGGGTCTCTTAGAGGCAGACAAACTG CCGTCTCCAGCAGAGAAGTCTCTGGCCAATCAGTTTCTGGCTCCTGGACGGACGCCTACGATATCCAGCGAGAGGATGCCTGCCAGTAAGACGGTGCACATCCAGAGTAAAGCACGATGTGTTGGAGAAATGAGGAAGGAGCTGATGAGCACT GCTGTGTCAAGTTCTG GTTCATTGGATACGGATCTCAGACACAGAAA GAGTATTCCTGTAGACGAGCGGCAGTCGGCGGGAGAGCTGGACGCTATTCTACAGCATCATCACAACCTGCAGGAGAAACTGGCTGATGACATGCTGAATCTCGCTCGCAACCTGAAGAACAACACGCTCGCGGCCCAGAACATCATCAAGCAGGACAACCAG ACTCTCAATCAGTCCATGCGTCAGGCAGACATGAACTTCGAGAAGCTGAAGACCGAATCAGAGCGTCTGGAGCAGCACGCCAAGAAATCCGTCAACTGGTTCCTGTGGCTGATGCTAATCGTCGTCTCCTTCACGTTCATCAGCATGATCCTCTTCATAAGACTGTTCCCGAGACTCAGATGA